Part of the Sorghum bicolor cultivar BTx623 unplaced genomic scaffold, Sorghum_bicolor_NCBIv3 super_2250, whole genome shotgun sequence genome is shown below.
GGCGATGGACACGCTGCTGCAGGAGGAGGAGCCTGCGGTCGACGACGTGCACTGGGCGATGGACACGCTcctgcaggaggaggaggaggagcatgcGGCGGTCGACGGCGGCGACGCAGTAGTCTTCCCCTCGCTCCAAGCGCTCCGCGACGCCTCCCACGCGGCGGAGATGGTGCGGGAGCTTATGGCCGTGGCTGCCGCCGCCGAAACCCACGACGCGGCGGCGGCAAACAGCTCGCCGAGCGGTGGttccggcgacggcggcggcgaggtcacggacggcggcagcagcgggGCCACCGGCACCGATCCTGCAGCCCCGGCCACTACGGCGGCCACGGATTACTACGGCGGATCCTGGCCGCCACAGTCGCCCACCAGCTCGTCGTTCGCGCGCGCGCCACCGCCAGCACCGccgagcagcaacagcaacaccaTCCTGCCCACGGTGAGCTGGAACTTCGTCACCGGCTCGGCGCAGCCTGGCAGCGAGGGCGTGCTGGAGGAAGCCGCCGTCCCGGCACGCAGCTTGCCGCCGCCTGAGCTGGCTCAACGCCGCcggtcaccgccgccgccgagaaGAGCGGCCCACCACCCAGTACGCAGCATGGGAGCGCCATCGTCGGCGTCGTGCACGCCGGACCACATCGTCGCGGAGCGCAAGCGC
Proteins encoded:
- the LOC8155318 gene encoding transcription factor MYC2 is translated as MEAEAASNMEDSSLFMQWAMDTLLQEEEPAVDDVHWAMDTLLQEEEEEHAAVDGGDAVVFPSLQALRDASHAAEMVRELMAVAAAAETHDAAAANSSPSGGSGDGGGEVTDGGSSGATGTDPAAPATTAATDYYGGSWPPQSPTSSSFARAPPPAPPSSNSNTILPTVSWNFVTGSAQPGSEGVLEEAAVPARSLPPPELAQRRRSPPPPRRAAHHPVRSMGAPSSASCTPDHIVAERKRREKINKRLIELSTVIPGLKKMDKATILSDAAKYVKELQQRLKALEDAAAADAGSIRRKAPPAADENGGSGSPTSASSSSGAPALPEIEARLSERSVMVRIHSCGGKGVAAAALAVVEGLGLTVVHANVMPFSACTISITITAEASPFSSYYSFLPIFILFGYLD